GCCGGCATCCCCTACATAGGCGGCTACGGCATCACCAACGCCGAGTTCACCAGCCCCCTGTCCTACCCCGTCAACGGCGGCCAGCCCGCGCTGCTCGCCGGTCTGGGCAGCGCGCTCGCCGCCGACTGCGGGCCCGTCGCGCTGATCCGGCCCGACACCATCACGGGCGACCAGCTGCCCCCGCTGCTCGACTCCGGCCTGAAGGCCGGCGGGCACCGGGCCTCGAACGACCAGCGGGCGGCGGAGGACGCCACCGAGTACGACGGCCAGGCCGAGCGCGCTCTGCGCACGACGACCACCGGCACGGAGGACCGCGGGTGCGTGGTGCCCGCCCTGGGGGACCGCAACGGCACCTTCATGGACTCCTTCCGGCGGGCCCGCGAGGACTACCCCGAGGTACGGACGGCCACCGTGCTGGGCAGCGTCGACCAGACGGCGATCGACGCGACCGGCGGGACGTCGGGCCCCTACGAGGGCTCCTACATCACCGGCTGGTACCCGGTGGCGAGCGATCCGCGCTGGGACGGGATGAAGCGGGTGATCCGGGAGGAGGCCTTCGGCGACAACCGCATCGACCCCGCGGACGCCGGGGTGCAGACCACGTGGATCGCCTACACGGTGTTCCGGCAGATCGTCGAGTCACTCGGTGACGGCGAGGTCTCCGCCGACACGGTGACGGACGCCCTGGGCGACGGTCTGGAGGTCACCACGGGCGGGCTCACACCGACGCTGCGGTGGCGGTTCCAGGACAAACTCGCCGCCGTGGGCTTCCCGCGCCTGGTCAATGCGAACGTGACCCTCCAGGTGGTGCGGGAGGGACGGCTGGTCTCGGCGCGCAAGGGCTTCGTCGACACGACCAGGACGCTGGAGAACGCCGACGTGAACTACTGAGCACCCCGCTCAGCGGTTCACGTCCGCGCCGGATCCGTCTCTCAGAGCTGCGTGGGCTGACGCTCGGTCAGGCCGTACTTCTTCGCGATCCCGTTCCACACCCCGGCCGCCTTGGCCTTCTCGGCGCTGGCGACGCCGCTGGCCCGGTTGCCGGCCTGGGTCTGGCCGGTGACGCGGGCCTGGCCCTTCTTGCAGCCCTTCTTGCCGGCGGTCTGGTCGGCCCAGGCCGCGTAGTGGTTGTCGGCCGAGGCGGAAGCCTGCCAGGCCTTGGTGAGGGCGGTCGTCAGCGCGGCGTGGCCGGGCAGCTCGTCGACCTCGATGCCGGAGAGCCGCGTGACCAGCCCGCTGCGCTGCTTGGCCGCGTCACGCAGGTCCTTGGCGGCCTTGGGGAGGTTGTCGCAGCCCTTGACGTCGGCGACGGCATTGATCACGGTGCTGCGGCTGTTGCCGCTGTCGGCGAGCAGCTTGTCCAGCTCGACCGCCTGGGCCCGGGCCGGGTCGGCGGACGGGGAGGCGGAGCCGTCCGTCGCGGGTGCGGAGGCGGCCACGGTCTTCTTGTCGCCGCCGTCGTCGTCACCGCCGCCGCCGGCGGCGAGCAGCGCGCCCGCGCCGACGCCGAGCACGGCGATGCCGATGCCGACGGCGGCGATGACGGGTACGCGCGAGCCGGAACGGCCACCGCGCGACCGGCCTCCGGCGGGCGGAGCGTGGGACGGCTGGGGAGCGCCGTACGAGGGCTGCGACTGCGGCCGGGGCTGCTCGATGCGGGGCATCTGCTGCGTGGCACCGGCGGGGCTCTCCGCACCGCCCTCGCTGCGGAAGAGGTTGTCGAACTCGGCGGGCGGCTGCTTGTCCGCGCCGGGCACCGGCGGGATGTACTGCGTCGCCTCGGCGTCCGGATGCGAGGCGGTCGGATGCGAGGCGGCCGGCAGCGGCCCGGCTCCCGCCCCGGCCCGGGGGCCGGTCCCCAGGAACCGCGTCGCCTCGGGGTCCTCACCGGAAGACATCTCGGGCGGCAGCGCCCCCGGGCCCACCGGGGGTATGTACTGCGTCGCCCCCTCGTCGGCGGCCGGCGCGACGGGCGGCAGATACTGCGTGGCAGCGGCGGCCGCGTCCCCCGCGACGGGCGGTATGTACTGGGTGGCGCCCTCGTCGGCGGGCGAGGGCAGCGGGGCTCCTGTGCCGACGGGCCCGTACGCGCCGGCGGCCGGCGGCAGGCCCGCCCCGTGCGGATACCCGTACCCGGAGCCTTGCTGCGGCACCTGCCAGTCGCCGGATCCAGCCGCGTGCGCACCTGATCCCGGCTGCGGCTGGGCTCCGCCCCCGGCCGGGGCGCCGTAGGCGTCGGTGCCCTGCGGCAGACCGGCCCCGTGCGGATACCCGTACCCGGAGGTTGTCTGCGGCAGGCCGCCCCCGGCGGGAGGCCCGTACCCGGCAGCGGACTGCTGCGGCGGCCCGGCCTGCCCGGCCCCGTGCGTGCCGGAACCCTCCGGAGGGAGGGGGGCTCCTCCGCCCTGGGCGCCGTACGGGTCGTACCCCTCGTGGCCCGCGGGCGGCTGAGCCGTGCCGTACGGGCCGGGGTTCGCCGGTGTGCCGGCGTAGGGGCTGGGGGGCTGGGTGCCCTCCGGGGGGAGTGCGCCCGGGGCGTGCGCGTCCCACGCGGGCGGCTCCGGCGCGCTCCACTGCTGGGGCTCGGACTGCCAGGTCTGACCCGGCGGCGGGGGCGGGGTCTGCTGCCGGCCCGGGCCCCACGGCCCGCCCCAGGTCTGGCCCTCCGCGGGGGCCGAGGACTGCGGCCCGCCGGTCGTAGGCGGGGCGGGCCGGCGACCGGGGGCGTCACCCGGTCCGCCCGTCATGCCCGGCAGCAGTGGTTCGCCACCGTCGGAGGGCAGCACGATGCCTTCGCGCGCGGGGCGCGCCGAGGGCTCCTCGCCCTGTCCACTCTGCGTCACCGGGACTCCTACTAATGGGGGACCTTGTGAATCGTCGGGTCACGCTACCGGGTCCCCAGAGCCCCGTGCCACGCAGCACAGGGCCCGGCCTCCTGCCCTGTGAGCGCGGTAACACCACCGGCTCACGGCACGCTGTCCATGTCACCTCCTGCGCGCGGAGCTGCCGTTCGCCGCACGTTCACGCATCCGCGGACCCTGTGTTCACGCCGCCGCCTGCAGGTCGAGCCGCGCCCCGAACTCCCTGACCACCGCCTCGTCCCGGTACGGCTCCAGCCGCTGCTGGAAGTCCTCCAGGTACTCGGCGCCCCGGTTGGAGCGCAGCCCCTCCAGCAGTTCCACCGCCTTCATGCCGGTGTTGCACGCCTCTTCGATCTCCCGCTGCTGCACCTGCGCCGTGGCCAACAGCACATAGCCGATCGCCCGGCGGCGCGCCCGCGTCTCGGGATGCCCGGCCAGCGACTCCTGCGCGCACCGGGCCGCCGCCTCGGCCTGCCCGAGGTCCCGGTGGCAGTGGGCCAACTCGTCGGCGAGATAAGCCTCGTCGAAGTGCGTGATCCACACCGGGTCGTCCCCGGCCGCGGGGTCGGCCGCTTCCAGGGCGCTCACCGCGCGCCCGGCCGAGGACTGGGCGGCGCGCACGTCGCCCATGAGGGCGTGCCCGCGCGCTTCCGCCGCGAGGAACATCGACTCCGCCCGCGGTGACACGCGCCCACGCGTCCCTTCCTGCGCCGCCCGCGCCAACTGGGCGATCTCCCGCGGGTTTCCGAGCTGGGCGGCGAGATGGCTCATGGAGGCCGCGAGGACGTACCCGCCGTAGCCGCGGTCCCCGGCGGCCTGCGCCAGCCGCAGCGCCTGGATGTAGTAGCGCTGGGCCAGGCCCGGCTGCCCCGTGTCGACGGCCATGTACCCGGCGAGCTCCGTCAGGCGGGCCACCGCGGCGAACAGGTCCCGCCCGACCGCCTCCCGGTACGAGCCCGCCAGCAGCCCCGAGACGACGCTGTTGAGGTAGTGCACGACGACCGGCCGCACATGCCCGCTGCCGTACTGGTGGTCGAGGTCCACCAGCGCCTGGGTCATGGCCTGGACCGCCTGTACGTCGGACTGCCCCACCCGCGGCCCCGCCGAGCGCGACACCTGCGCGTCGGGCGCGGAGATCAGCCAGTCCCGGCTGGGCTCGACCAGCGCGGACGACGCCACGGAGGAACCGGACAGGAAGTCCCGCCGCCCCACGTCACTGCGCCACAGCTCGCAGACCTGCTCGATGGCCCCCAGTACCGTCGGCGAGAACTGCAGGCCCACGCCCGAGGCGAGGTTCTTGCCGTTGGCCATACCGATCTCGTCGATCGTGACCGTACGGCCGAGTTTGCGGCCCAGGGCCTCGGCGATGATCGCCGGAGCCCGGCCCCGCGGCTGCTGCCCGCGCAGCCAGCGTGCCACCGACGTCTTGTCGTAGCGCAGGTCGAGGCCGTGCTCGGCACCGCACATGTTGACCCGGCGGGCCAGGCCGGCGTTGGAGCATCCGGCTTCCTGGATGAGCGCCTGGAGCCGTTCGTTCGGCTGCCGGGCGACGAGCGGCCTTGCGGCCATGGCGTACCCCCTGTGGCTGCGGTGCCTGCCCACGCACCGAGTTGACGTGTCTTCCGCGGCCGAGCCCCTCACGTCCCAGCGAAAAGATCCGGCCGTGAAGATCAATGCCCCGCCGACCAGGCGAAAATGCGAGGCATGTGAGGAATGCCGGGGTAACGGCTGGTGCCGGCCCCACGTCTGGCTACCCACCTGCGGCCATGGATCCTCCTGCGCGCCCCCGCACATGCATCCATGCGCCCCGGGAACAGGGGCGATGCTCTCCCCCGCGCACACGGGTGGGCGTAACCCCTGGTGACGACCAGAGTTGTGTTCATCGTGGAAGAGACGATCGCCGGCGCCGAAGCCGCTCAGATCCCGAAGCAGCGCGGGGAATCGCTGCTGGAGACCGCTGTTCGCTACGCCGAGGAGCGCCACTGGGACGTGTTCCCCGGCACCTGGCTGGAAGCCGTCGACGGGAGTCAGCGCTGCTCCTGCGGTGACGCGGCGTGTCCGGCCCCCGGGTCGCACCCGGCGCGTCCGGACTGGGCGACGCAGGCGACGGGCAGTGCGACGGTCGCGCGGCGGATGTGGCAGAAGCAGCCGACCTCGTCGATCCTGCTGCCCACGGGGCGGACGTTCGACGCGATCTCCGTGCCGGAGACGGCCGGGTTCCTGGCACTCGCGCGCATGGAGCGGATGGAGCTGACGCTCGGACCGGTGACGCTCACGCCGGACCGGCGGATGGAGTTCTTCGTGCTGCCGGGGGCCGGTGTCAAGGTGCCCGATCTGGTGCGGAAGCTGGGGTGGTCGGTGTCGTCGCTGGATCTGACCGTGCTGGGCGAGGGTGCGTATGTGGCTGCGCCGCCTACGCGGTTCGGGTCCCGGGGGGCTGTGCAGTGGGCCTGCCGGCCGACACCTGCGAATCGGTGGCTGCCGGATGCGGAGGAGTTGATCTCGCCGTTGGCTTACGCGTGCGGCCGGGATCGGTAGCCGTCGCGTCTGCCTGCTTCGTGTTCGTTTGCGGCTGCGGCTTCGTCGTGGTTGATCGCGCAGTTCCCCGCGCCCCTCAAGAACGCCACCGTAGGCTGCGAGGTGACGGAGGGAGACGCGGTGGAAACCAGCGCTGTGCGTGTGCGGGGGCTCTGGAAGCGGTTCGGGCAGCAGGTCGCTGTTGCCGGGGTCGATCTCGAGTTGCCCGCGGGCAAGTTCATCGGGCTCGTCGGGCCTAACGGGGCCGGGAAGACCACCACCTTGTCGATGGTGACCGGGCTGCTCAGGCCCGACCACGGGACCGTCGAGGTGGTCGGGCACGACGTGTGGCGGGACCCCGTCGAGGTGAAGGCCCGGATCGGGGTGCTGCCGGAGGGGCTGCGCCTGTTCGAGCGGCTGTCGGGGCGGGAACTGCTGGCATACAGCGGGCGGTTGCGCGGGCTGCCCGGGTCCGAGGTCGACAAGCGGGCCACGCAGCTCCTCGACGTCCTCGATCTGGCCGGGGCCCAGCACAAGCTGGTCGTCGACTACTCGACCGGCATGCGCAAGAAGATCGGTCTCGCCTCCGCTCTCCTCCACAATCCCGAAGTGCTCTTCCTGGACGAGCCGTTCGAGGGCGTCGACCCCGTCTCCGCGCAGACCATCCGGGGCGTCCTGGAGCGGTACACGGCCTCGGGCGCCACGGTCGTGTTCTCTTCCCACGTCATGGAGCTCGTCGAGTCGCTGTGCGACTGGGTCGCCGTCATGGCCGCCGGGCGGATCCGCGCCACCGGCACGCTCGCCGAGGTGCGCGGGGACGCGCCCTCGCTACAGCGGGCCTTCCTCGAACTCGTCGGCGCGCAGGGCCGGGACGCCGCGTCCGACCTCGACTGGCTGGGCGGCGGGTCCCGGTGAGCGCCGAGGCGATCACCCCCGTCTTCGTACGGCTGAAGCTGTCGCTGCTGCGCAACGGACTGCGGCAGTCCGGCGGACGCAAGGCCGCCTACATCACGTCGGCCGTCTTCGCCCTGCTGTTCGCCGCGCTCCAGCTGATCGGCCTGATCGCGCTGCGCGGGCACGCGCACGCCGAGTCGGTGGTCGTGCTGGCGGTGGCGGTACTGGGGCTCGGGTGGGCGGTGATGCCGCTGTTCTTCCCCAGCGGTGACGAGACCCTCGACCCGACCCGGCTGGTGATGCTGCCGCTGCGGCCCCGGCCGCTGATGCGGGCACTGCTCACCTCCTCGCTGGTGGGCATCGGGCCGTTGTTCACGCTGTGCCTGCTGGTCGGTTCCGTGATCGCGGTGGCGCGGGGCGGGGCGGCGTTCGCCGTCGGTGCCGTCGCCGTCGTACTGGCCCTGCTGGTGTGCGTGGCCCTCGCGCGGGCCGTCGCCGCCGCCAACGTCCGGCTGCTGACCAGCCGCAAGGGCCGGGACCTCGCGGTGCTGAGCGGGCTCGTCATCGCGATCGGGGCGCAGATCGTCAACTTCGGCGCGCAGCGGATCGGGGCGTCGGGGCTGGGCGAACTCGACCCGGCGGCCGGCGTGCTGCAGTGGGTGCCCCCGGCGTCGGCGATCGGGGCCGTGCACGCGGTGGGCGAGGGGTCGTACGGGGTCGCCCTGGCGCAACTGGCACTGTCCGCCGGCGCGCTGGTGGCGCTGCTCGCGATGTGGTCGCGGCATCTGACCCGGCTGATGACCTCGCCCGACGGATCCACCCTGCCGAGCGCCGAGTCGGCCGCCCGGGAGCGGTCGTCGACCGGGCTGGGGCGGCTGCTTCCCCCGGGCCGTACCGGCACGGTCATGGAGCGCAGCCTGCGGTACGTGTGGCGCGACCCGAAGACCAAGACGGCCTGGGTAACATCGCTGGCCATCGGGCTGATCGTGCCGGTGTTCAACGCCTGGCAGGGCACCGGGTCGGTGTACTTCGCGTGCTTCGCCGCCGGGATGCTCGGCATCCAGATGTACAACCAGTTCGGGCAGGACACCTCCGCGTTCTGGATGGTCGCGATGACGATCTCCTCGACGCACGACGCCTACGTCGAGCTGCGCGCCCGGGCGTACGCCCTGCTGCTGATCACCCTGCCGTACGCCGCGCTCGTGACGGTCCTGACGACCGCCATGCTCGGCGACTGGCAGCGGCTGCCCGAGGCGCTGGGGCTGTCCTTCGCGCTGCTCGGCGCGATGCTCGCGACCGGGGCGTGGACGTCCGCCCGCTTCCCCTACTCCATCCCGCAGGAGGGCTACAAGAACGTCGCCCCCGGGCAGACCGGGCTCGCCTGGATCTCCATCTTCGGCGGGATGATGGCGGCCGCCCTGCTGTGCGCGCCCGTCATCGCGCTCACGATCTGGCTGAACGTGAGCGCCGACGGCGACGACTGGACGTGGCTGCTGCTGCCGGTGGGCACGGCGTACGGGGCGGCTCTCGCGGCGGCGGGGCTGAAACTGGCCGCTCCGCGGACGGCCCGGCGGCTGCCGGAGATCCTCGCGGCGGTCAGCAAGGGGTGACGCGCCCTGGCCGACGAGGTCGTGGCGGACGTCGTGCCCGTGGTCTTCGGCTCGGACAAGCGGTACTTCGGCTCAGTCGACGCCCGGCATCCGGGCGGACCTCGGCCCCGACGTCGCGGTCGGTGCCGGCACCGTGATCACCGGGGACGGCGTCAGTTGTCGCCCAGCGAGTCCAGGAACGGTTCAATGGCGGCCCGCCAGGCCTCCGGCTGGTCGTAGTGCACCAGGTGACCGGCGTCGGCGACCTCCGCGTACTGGCCACGGGGCAGGACCCGGACCATCTCCTGGGCCTCGGCGCGGCCCAGCTCGCCGTCCAGGCCGCGCACGACCAGGGCGGGGCAGCGGACCTGGGCCAGCTCCTCCCAGTGCGCGTCGTACACCCACGTCTCGCGGGAGCGGAGCATCTGCTCCGGGTCGAAGACCGGGCGCCAGCCGTCCGGGGACTCGGCCATCACCTCGGCGTAGAACGCGCCACGGGCCGGATTGGGCCGCTCCACCCAGGGGTCGTCCTCGCCGAACCACTTGCGGACGTCGGCGAGTGTGGCGAAGGGCAGCGGCCAGGACTTGAACCACTGGCCCCACTCGCGCTGCGAGGCGGCGCCGAGCGCGGAGGCCCGCATGTCGCAGATGATCAGCCCGCGGACCAGGTCGGGCCGCTTGGCGGCGAGCTGCCAGGCCGTCAGCGCGCCCATGGCGTGACCGATGAGGACGACCGGGGCGAGGCCGAGCTGCTCCAGAGCGGCTTCGGCGTCGTCGACGTAGGCGTCACGTGTGAAGGAGCCCTGCGGGGGTTTGTCACTGCGGCCGTGGCCGCGCTGGTCGAGGGCGACCGCGCGGTAGCGCGCGGAGAGCCAGCGGGCGGTGGACGCCCAGTGCGAGGCGCGGCCCATGAGGCCGTGCAGTAACAGCACGCCCGGCGAGCCCTCCGGTGCGGCGAGCCCGGCGGGCGCCCCCTGCCCGTCCCGGGCCGGATCGGTCTTGGGCGGGTCGCCGAACTCCCAGGCCGCCAGGCGTACGCCACCCGTCCCGGTCACGTCGATGCGTCGCGCCATGTCCTGGCACCCCCCAAGCTTCGCGCGGACCGTGGCTCCCTCGAGCCGGCCGGTCCTGTGAACCGTGTTCTGCCTGCTGTGCCTTCTGCCCTGCTTGTCGTCGTACTTGTCGGTGCAAGTGTGCCGTGCGCCGCCCGCAGACTATCGAATGCGCTTTCGAAGATGGGGTCCTCGCGGGCAACACCCCTCGTTCGAGTGACCATCCCCGGGGATTGATCGCCGCTGCCGAGGGGAGATCTTCAGCGGGAGGCGGACCGCTCGGGGAAACCGGTCCGAGGGGAATGACCCTGAGAGCTCGGGGCTCCGGGTCAGCACAGGGGAGGACAGGCCCCGGCGCCATACGGCGCCGGGGCTCTCCACATCCTCACGGCACATCCTCCCGCCCCCTCCCCGGCCGGGCGACATCGCTGTCGAGCCGCGGCCCAGAGCCCCTCAGGTCATATGCCTCACGCGACAGCGTCGCACGGGAAGCGTACGAGCGCTGCCATTCGGCGGACTGGGCCCCGGATTCGGTCCGGATCACGCCACCGCCACAAGCACCGCATCCGCAACGGGAGTTGGCCTACGCCGACCGGCCGGCCCAGGGCCCGTCGGCCCAGGGGCCGGGCTCACGGGCCGAACGGCTCGGGGCCCCTCAAGGCCGGTCGGCTCAGGGCTTGGCGACGAACACGTGGGAGGCGACGTCCGACTGCAGCTCGGCCGCCTCGCCGCCGCTGCCCACCAGCACCCCGCCCGCCGACTCGGTCACGCTCACCACCGAGCCGGGCTGCACGCCCGCCCGCCGCAGCGTGTACATCAGCTGCGCGTCCGTCTGGATCGGCTCCCCGATCCGGCGCACCACGACCGTCTTGCCCTCGGCGCCCGGGTCGAGGCTGGCCAGCGACACCATGCCCTCGTCCAGGAACGGGTCGGCGCCGTCCTTCTCGCCCAGCTCCTCCAGACCCGGGATCGGGTTGCCGTACGGCGACTCCGTCGGATGCCGCAGCAGCTCCAGCACGCGGCGCTCCACGGCCTCGCTCATCACGTGCTCCCAGCGGCACGCCTCGGCGTGGACCTGCTCCCACTCCAGGCCGATCACGTCGACGAGCAGGCACTCGGCGAGGCGGTGCTTGCGCATCACGCGCGTGGCCAGCCGTCGGCCCTCGTCGGTCAGCTCCAGATGCCGGTCGCTGGCGACGGACACCAGGCCGTCGCGCTCCATTCGCGCCACGGTCTGGCTGACGGTCGGCCCGCTCTGGTCCAGCCGCTCGGCGATACGGGCGCGCATGGGGACCACACCCTCTTCCTCCAGCTCGAGGATGGTGCGGAGATACATCTCCGTGGTGTCGATCAGTCCGGACATACGTGCCCCTCGAATGAGATCTGCCGGAGGCTGGACGGCTCACCGGCGTGTGCGCTGGCCCTGCACCCAATTCTGCCGGATACCACCGACAACCGGGCCGCGGGAGGGAAAGCCGGGGATTACCCGCCTGGGCAAAGGGTACGGACTTTCCTTTCGGGGGCTTCCCGGCGCCCGGCGCGCGACACTCACGGCCGTATTGACACCGCACTGGTCCAGACCGCACCGTGATGCGCGACACAAGCCGCCCAGGCCAGCCCGAAGGGACCCCGTATGAGCGACCGCGCGCCGGCCGGACAGTTCCTCGACGCCGCGATCGGCCTGCTCCGGCGGATCCGCGACGAGGAGGCCGACGGCATCACCGCGGCCGGCACGCTCCTCGCCGACACCGTCGCGGGCGGCGGCCGGCTCTTCGCCTTCGGCGCCGGGCACTCCTCCCTTGCCGCGCAGGACCTCGTCTACCGCGCCGGCGGTCTCGCGCTGATGAACCTGCTCGCCGTGCCGGGCGTCGTCGGCGTCGACGTCATGCCCGCGCCGCTCGGCTCCGCCCTGGAACGCGTCGACGGCCTCGCGAGCGCCGTCCTCGACAGCTCCCCGCTCCGCGAGGGCGACGCCCTGCTGATCATCTCCCTGTCGGGGCGCAACGCCCTGCCCGTGGAGATGGCCATGAACGCACGCGCCCTGGGCGTCAAGGTCATCGGCGTGACCTCGGTCGCCTACGCCTCGGAAACGAAGTCCCGGCACGCCTCGGGGACGTACCTGAAGGACCACTGCGACCTGGTCCTCGACTCGAAGATCGCGGTCGGCGACGCCGAACTCACCCACGACGACATCCCGGCCCCCTTCGCCCCCTCCTCGACCGTCGTCACCTCGGCCCTCCTCCAGGCCGTCATGGCGACGACGGCCACCACCCTCGCCGACCGCGGCATCGAGCCGCCCCTGCTGCGCTCCGGGAACGTCGACGGCGGCCACGACTGGAATGTCCGCGTGATGGAGCAGTACCGCGACCGGATCTTCTACCGGCACTGAGCAGAACGGGGCGGGCGCCTGTCACTCCTCGTCCGACATCCCCGCCAGATCCAGCGCCGACGCGATCCGCACCGCCACGTCCTCCGCGAACATCGCGTCGGACCGCTCGAAGGCGCTGCGGCCCGCGCCCCGCAGGAACGTCACGACACCCAGGGTCCGGCCCCGGCTGCGCAGCACCGCGCACAGGGCGTGGACCGCCTCCGGGGGCCACTGGCGGGCCAGGGCCCACTCGCGGGCCGCCTCGGGCGCCGCCGTGCCCGCGCTCGCGCGCAGGGCTCCCACCCGCTCCACGCACTGCAGGGCCGGGTGCCCCTCGGCGTACCGGACGGGCAGGCCCGCGCGGCCGGCCAGCTTGCTCGGGCCCGGCGCCCCCGAGGGTGTGGCGGCGACCCGGACCAGCTGAACCGGCCCCTCGGCCTCCGCGTCGGTGAGCGCGCCCCCGGCGACCCGGTCGATCAGCGCGTGGTCGGCGAAACCGGCCAGGGCGAAGTCCAGGTGCACCGTCGCCGCCTCCGCCGGGTCCTCGCACTCGGCGGCGGCCCGCGACGCCCGGTGCAACTGCTGCGTACGAAACCGCAGCAGCGACGCCTCCTGCTCGGCCTGCTTGGCCTCCGTCACGTCCTGGAACAGCCAGCCCACCCCCAGCGGAACCGGCTCCTCCGCGAGGGGCGAGGCCAGCCGCAGGAAGCCGCTGCGCCAGCACCGCCGCTTCTCGCCCTCCGAGGCGCGCACCGTCACCCACACCTCGGCCGGCGCGGGCGGCGCACCCTGTGCCAGCACATGCTGCAGCGCGCTCTCCAGCTCCTCCACGCCCTGCGCCAGCAGCTCGCCGAGCGGGCGCCCCAGCACCGACGTACGGCCCGTGCCCAGTGCCCGGGCCGCGTGCGCGTTCACCACGGCCGGCCGCAGGTCCACGTCCACCAGCACGACACCCCAGCTGGCGTCCTCGAACAGCGCCTCGCTCAGCGCGATCGACCGCTCCAGATCGATCTGCGTGTGCACCTCGCTGAACGCGCAGTACACCCCCGCAGGCTTTCCGTCGGGCCCGCGCACCGCCGCCGACTGGGTCCGCACGAGCACCCGCCCGCCGTCCTTCGTCAGCAGGGCGAACTCGTGCACCTGCCGCCCCGGCGCGTGCATCGCCGACAGCAGCCGCCCCTCGACCTCCTCG
This is a stretch of genomic DNA from Streptomyces hawaiiensis. It encodes these proteins:
- a CDS encoding transporter, which translates into the protein MSAEAITPVFVRLKLSLLRNGLRQSGGRKAAYITSAVFALLFAALQLIGLIALRGHAHAESVVVLAVAVLGLGWAVMPLFFPSGDETLDPTRLVMLPLRPRPLMRALLTSSLVGIGPLFTLCLLVGSVIAVARGGAAFAVGAVAVVLALLVCVALARAVAAANVRLLTSRKGRDLAVLSGLVIAIGAQIVNFGAQRIGASGLGELDPAAGVLQWVPPASAIGAVHAVGEGSYGVALAQLALSAGALVALLAMWSRHLTRLMTSPDGSTLPSAESAARERSSTGLGRLLPPGRTGTVMERSLRYVWRDPKTKTAWVTSLAIGLIVPVFNAWQGTGSVYFACFAAGMLGIQMYNQFGQDTSAFWMVAMTISSTHDAYVELRARAYALLLITLPYAALVTVLTTAMLGDWQRLPEALGLSFALLGAMLATGAWTSARFPYSIPQEGYKNVAPGQTGLAWISIFGGMMAAALLCAPVIALTIWLNVSADGDDWTWLLLPVGTAYGAALAAAGLKLAAPRTARRLPEILAAVSKG
- a CDS encoding ABC transporter ATP-binding protein, whose product is MTEGDAVETSAVRVRGLWKRFGQQVAVAGVDLELPAGKFIGLVGPNGAGKTTTLSMVTGLLRPDHGTVEVVGHDVWRDPVEVKARIGVLPEGLRLFERLSGRELLAYSGRLRGLPGSEVDKRATQLLDVLDLAGAQHKLVVDYSTGMRKKIGLASALLHNPEVLFLDEPFEGVDPVSAQTIRGVLERYTASGATVVFSSHVMELVESLCDWVAVMAAGRIRATGTLAEVRGDAPSLQRAFLELVGAQGRDAASDLDWLGGGSR
- a CDS encoding transcriptional regulator; amino-acid sequence: MAARPLVARQPNERLQALIQEAGCSNAGLARRVNMCGAEHGLDLRYDKTSVARWLRGQQPRGRAPAIIAEALGRKLGRTVTIDEIGMANGKNLASGVGLQFSPTVLGAIEQVCELWRSDVGRRDFLSGSSVASSALVEPSRDWLISAPDAQVSRSAGPRVGQSDVQAVQAMTQALVDLDHQYGSGHVRPVVVHYLNSVVSGLLAGSYREAVGRDLFAAVARLTELAGYMAVDTGQPGLAQRYYIQALRLAQAAGDRGYGGYVLAASMSHLAAQLGNPREIAQLARAAQEGTRGRVSPRAESMFLAAEARGHALMGDVRAAQSSAGRAVSALEAADPAAGDDPVWITHFDEAYLADELAHCHRDLGQAEAAARCAQESLAGHPETRARRRAIGYVLLATAQVQQREIEEACNTGMKAVELLEGLRSNRGAEYLEDFQQRLEPYRDEAVVREFGARLDLQAAA
- a CDS encoding SIS domain-containing protein, with translation MSDRAPAGQFLDAAIGLLRRIRDEEADGITAAGTLLADTVAGGGRLFAFGAGHSSLAAQDLVYRAGGLALMNLLAVPGVVGVDVMPAPLGSALERVDGLASAVLDSSPLREGDALLIISLSGRNALPVEMAMNARALGVKVIGVTSVAYASETKSRHASGTYLKDHCDLVLDSKIAVGDAELTHDDIPAPFAPSSTVVTSALLQAVMATTATTLADRGIEPPLLRSGNVDGGHDWNVRVMEQYRDRIFYRH
- a CDS encoding ABC transporter substrate-binding protein; this encodes MTGRRRTRSTFLPGLLTRHARNGVLSAGTAVACTSLLAGCGVVPGTTGDVGTDTITVMTWAPQNTKATNKPGMPAFALAYARWINAKGGINGRKLNVLTCNDHNDSVAAAKCARRAAKENVVAVVGSYSQYADSFFPSLEGAGIPYIGGYGITNAEFTSPLSYPVNGGQPALLAGLGSALAADCGPVALIRPDTITGDQLPPLLDSGLKAGGHRASNDQRAAEDATEYDGQAERALRTTTTGTEDRGCVVPALGDRNGTFMDSFRRAREDYPEVRTATVLGSVDQTAIDATGGTSGPYEGSYITGWYPVASDPRWDGMKRVIREEAFGDNRIDPADAGVQTTWIAYTVFRQIVESLGDGEVSADTVTDALGDGLEVTTGGLTPTLRWRFQDKLAAVGFPRLVNANVTLQVVREGRLVSARKGFVDTTRTLENADVNY
- a CDS encoding alpha/beta fold hydrolase translates to MARRIDVTGTGGVRLAAWEFGDPPKTDPARDGQGAPAGLAAPEGSPGVLLLHGLMGRASHWASTARWLSARYRAVALDQRGHGRSDKPPQGSFTRDAYVDDAEAALEQLGLAPVVLIGHAMGALTAWQLAAKRPDLVRGLIICDMRASALGAASQREWGQWFKSWPLPFATLADVRKWFGEDDPWVERPNPARGAFYAEVMAESPDGWRPVFDPEQMLRSRETWVYDAHWEELAQVRCPALVVRGLDGELGRAEAQEMVRVLPRGQYAEVADAGHLVHYDQPEAWRAAIEPFLDSLGDN
- a CDS encoding metal-dependent transcriptional regulator — its product is MSGLIDTTEMYLRTILELEEEGVVPMRARIAERLDQSGPTVSQTVARMERDGLVSVASDRHLELTDEGRRLATRVMRKHRLAECLLVDVIGLEWEQVHAEACRWEHVMSEAVERRVLELLRHPTESPYGNPIPGLEELGEKDGADPFLDEGMVSLASLDPGAEGKTVVVRRIGEPIQTDAQLMYTLRRAGVQPGSVVSVTESAGGVLVGSGGEAAELQSDVASHVFVAKP
- a CDS encoding bifunctional DNA primase/polymerase, which gives rise to MFIVEETIAGAEAAQIPKQRGESLLETAVRYAEERHWDVFPGTWLEAVDGSQRCSCGDAACPAPGSHPARPDWATQATGSATVARRMWQKQPTSSILLPTGRTFDAISVPETAGFLALARMERMELTLGPVTLTPDRRMEFFVLPGAGVKVPDLVRKLGWSVSSLDLTVLGEGAYVAAPPTRFGSRGAVQWACRPTPANRWLPDAEELISPLAYACGRDR